In one window of Halomarina pelagica DNA:
- a CDS encoding ABC1 kinase family protein, translating into MTVRAYRRFFVVAWQFLPILLAYARDRRRFLVFGSPRQVSPETRRRRARALLASMLTLGPTFIKLGQLLSTRPDILPPEYVEEFATLQDEVPPAPWPEARRVIEEELGPPEEVFEDFDTDAISGASLGQVYVARCEGERVAVKVRRPNIESLVEADLRVIKFSLPLLMRFVGEAQSFSLETLADEFGVVIREEMDYAREARMLEEIRANFTDNPTIRIPRVIEKRSTDRVLTMEYLGGTKISEVDDLDALGVDRTGLAENLQRVYLQMIVEDGVFHADPHPGNLAVQDDGTLVFYDFGMSGRVPPYIQDKIVEFYVGIANQDIDAILDALIEMGTLSPEADRDTMGSVMELAIADVRGEQIEQYRVQQIVNQVEDTIYEFPLRLPPNLALVLRVATVVEGVCVTLDPRFDFIEVATSYLRERGYLEAGVQQFLEDRVEEVNRATQSIVRVPPKLERTLDRLERNDVAVRARIEDSNQVVDRLARRVVLGLLLAALTLSTALTYSLGAYEGAAVGGALALLTAFLLYRSFRTPKGIRAQPQFTRQNLRQRGASGLDGTSAGAASSAADSAGGTDRTDGSGETSAPVGADRSGDEGRV; encoded by the coding sequence GTGACGGTCCGCGCCTACCGGCGATTCTTCGTCGTCGCGTGGCAGTTCCTGCCCATCCTCCTCGCGTACGCCAGGGACCGCCGGCGCTTCCTGGTGTTCGGTTCCCCCCGACAGGTCTCGCCGGAGACGCGCCGCCGTCGCGCGCGAGCGCTGCTCGCGTCCATGCTCACGCTCGGCCCGACGTTCATCAAGCTCGGCCAGTTGCTCTCCACGCGGCCGGACATCCTCCCGCCGGAGTACGTAGAGGAGTTCGCCACCCTCCAGGACGAGGTCCCGCCCGCGCCGTGGCCCGAGGCGCGGCGGGTGATCGAGGAGGAACTCGGCCCTCCGGAGGAGGTCTTCGAGGACTTCGACACCGACGCGATCAGCGGCGCGAGCCTCGGGCAGGTGTACGTGGCGCGCTGCGAGGGCGAGCGCGTCGCGGTGAAGGTCAGGCGGCCGAACATCGAGTCGCTCGTCGAGGCCGACCTCCGCGTCATCAAGTTCTCGCTCCCCCTCCTGATGCGGTTCGTCGGCGAGGCGCAGTCGTTCTCGCTGGAGACGCTCGCCGACGAGTTCGGCGTCGTGATCCGCGAGGAGATGGACTACGCCCGCGAGGCGCGGATGCTCGAGGAGATCCGCGCGAACTTCACCGACAACCCGACGATCCGCATCCCGAGGGTGATCGAGAAGCGGTCGACCGACCGCGTGCTCACGATGGAGTACCTCGGCGGGACGAAGATCTCCGAGGTCGACGACCTCGACGCGCTCGGGGTGGACCGGACGGGCCTCGCGGAGAACCTCCAGCGGGTCTATCTCCAGATGATCGTCGAGGACGGCGTCTTCCACGCCGACCCCCACCCCGGCAACCTCGCGGTGCAGGACGACGGTACGCTCGTCTTCTACGACTTCGGGATGAGCGGGCGCGTCCCGCCGTACATCCAGGACAAGATCGTCGAGTTCTACGTCGGCATCGCCAACCAGGACATCGACGCCATCCTCGACGCGCTCATCGAGATGGGGACGCTCTCGCCCGAGGCGGACCGCGACACGATGGGGAGCGTGATGGAACTGGCTATCGCGGACGTGCGCGGCGAGCAGATCGAGCAGTACCGCGTCCAGCAGATCGTCAACCAGGTCGAGGACACCATCTACGAGTTTCCGCTTCGGCTCCCGCCGAACCTCGCGCTCGTGCTGCGCGTCGCCACGGTGGTCGAGGGGGTGTGCGTCACCCTCGACCCGCGGTTCGACTTCATCGAGGTGGCGACGAGCTACCTCCGCGAGCGGGGCTACCTCGAAGCGGGGGTCCAGCAGTTCCTCGAGGACCGGGTCGAGGAGGTCAACCGGGCCACCCAGTCGATCGTTCGCGTGCCCCCGAAACTGGAGCGGACGCTCGACCGACTCGAGCGAAACGACGTCGCCGTCCGCGCCCGGATCGAGGACTCGAACCAGGTCGTCGATCGGCTGGCGAGGCGCGTCGTCCTCGGGCTCCTCCTCGCGGCGCTCACCCTCTCGACGGCGCTCACCTACTCCCTCGGGGCGTACGAGGGTGCCGCGGTCGGCGGCGCGCTCGCGCTCCTCACCGCCTTCCTCCTCTACCGATCGTTCCGGACGCCGAAGGGGATCCGCGCGCAACCGCAGTTCACCCGGCAGAACCTCCGTCAGCGCGGGGCGAGCGGGCTCGACGGGACGAGCGCGGGGGCCGCCAGTTCCGCCGCCGATTCCGCCGGCGGAACCGACCGAACGGACGGTTCCGGGGAGACGAGCGCGCCGGTCGGAGCGGATCGGTCCGGGGACGAGGGCCGAGTCTAA
- a CDS encoding Hsp20/alpha crystallin family protein: MSALRDALRDLPDAVFADLLESEDAYLVVVDLPGATADTVDARVDDGKLRLEVQREKDLPDEFRYLRENRSLFLDAELRLPPDATGKGAEATMRRGVLELTLPKTSTAPDERIPVTDA, from the coding sequence ATGTCTGCCCTGCGAGACGCGTTGCGGGACCTCCCGGACGCGGTGTTCGCGGACCTGCTCGAGTCCGAGGACGCCTACCTCGTCGTCGTCGACCTCCCCGGCGCGACCGCCGACACCGTCGACGCGCGCGTCGACGACGGGAAGCTACGGCTCGAGGTCCAGCGCGAGAAGGACCTCCCCGACGAGTTCCGCTACCTGCGCGAGAACCGCTCGCTCTTTCTCGACGCGGAACTGCGCCTCCCGCCCGACGCGACCGGGAAGGGTGCCGAGGCCACCATGCGGCGCGGGGTGCTCGAACTCACGCTGCCGAAGACGTCGACCGCGCCGGACGAGCGGATCCCGGTAACCGATGCGTAG
- a CDS encoding molybdopterin molybdotransferase MoeA: MTDVSESGFKSVTRVAAARERLLAAATPHDRTDRVSLLGSTGRALAAPVDAERDVPHYARAAMDGYAVRASDTFGASDRSPAVLHEAGDEVGPGEAARVHTGSALPPGADAVVMVERTERVPGSGAEGEGGDATDRDGGEVEVFDALAEGENVGPVGEDVATGQRLYEAGHRLRPSDLGLLKSTGVREVEVYDRPTVGVIPTGEELVQRDPAPGEVVETNGLTVSRYVEAWGGRATYREVVTDDPEALRAAIQRDLTRDVIVTTGGSSVGARDLIPDVVDDLGEVLVHGVALKPGHPCALGVVHDTPIVMLPGYPVACIVNAVQFLRPLLKYVGHLPESPLPTREARLTRKIRSEPGVRTFVRVRTEETGDGLEATPTRASGSGVLSSVALADGWVVVPESREGVPEGETVSVEDWEYQP; the protein is encoded by the coding sequence ATGACGGACGTAAGCGAGTCCGGGTTCAAGTCGGTGACCCGGGTGGCGGCGGCGCGCGAGCGACTGCTCGCCGCGGCGACGCCCCACGACCGCACCGATCGCGTTTCGCTCCTGGGATCGACCGGCCGGGCGCTGGCCGCGCCGGTCGACGCCGAACGGGACGTCCCCCACTACGCCCGCGCGGCGATGGACGGGTACGCCGTCCGCGCGTCGGACACCTTCGGCGCGAGCGACCGCTCGCCCGCCGTCCTCCACGAGGCGGGAGACGAGGTGGGCCCCGGCGAGGCCGCCCGCGTCCACACGGGCAGCGCCCTCCCGCCGGGCGCGGACGCGGTGGTGATGGTCGAGCGCACCGAGCGCGTCCCGGGAAGCGGGGCGGAAGGGGAGGGCGGCGACGCCACCGACCGAGACGGCGGCGAGGTCGAGGTGTTCGACGCCCTCGCGGAGGGCGAGAACGTCGGCCCCGTTGGCGAGGACGTGGCGACCGGGCAACGGCTCTACGAGGCGGGCCACCGGCTCCGACCCTCCGATCTCGGCCTGCTGAAGTCGACGGGCGTCCGCGAGGTCGAGGTGTACGACCGGCCCACCGTGGGGGTGATCCCGACGGGCGAGGAACTCGTCCAGCGCGATCCCGCCCCCGGGGAGGTGGTCGAGACGAACGGTCTCACCGTCTCGCGGTACGTCGAGGCGTGGGGCGGCCGGGCGACCTACCGCGAGGTCGTCACCGACGACCCCGAGGCGCTCCGGGCGGCCATCCAGCGCGACCTCACGAGGGACGTGATCGTGACCACCGGCGGTTCCTCCGTCGGCGCGCGCGATCTCATCCCCGACGTGGTGGACGACCTCGGGGAGGTGCTGGTCCACGGCGTCGCGCTGAAGCCCGGCCACCCCTGCGCGCTCGGGGTCGTTCACGACACGCCGATCGTCATGCTGCCGGGCTACCCCGTCGCCTGCATCGTCAACGCCGTGCAGTTCCTCCGCCCGCTCCTGAAGTACGTCGGACACCTCCCCGAGTCGCCCCTCCCGACCCGCGAGGCGCGTCTGACGCGCAAGATCCGGAGCGAGCCCGGCGTCCGGACCTTCGTCCGGGTGCGGACGGAGGAGACCGGGGACGGGCTGGAGGCGACCCCCACGCGCGCGAGCGGGTCGGGCGTCCTCTCGTCGGTCGCGCTGGCGGACGGCTGGGTGGTCGTCCCCGAGTCGCGCGAGGGGGTCCCCGAGGGGGAAACGGTATCCGTCGAGGACTGGGAGTACCAGCCATGA
- a CDS encoding molybdopterin biosynthesis protein — protein MRKEFRDLAPPEEAHEAIASLDLAAGAEEVPLRDARGRVLAERVDAELDVPGFDRATVDGYAVRARDTFGADEADPAVLDLVGVVHAGTEPDVVVGEGECAEISTGAVLPDGADAVVMVERTSERDGAIEIRTGVAPGDRVMFAGADVAAGERALGPGTRLTPREIGLLSALGVEEVPVRARPRVGIVSTGDELVRPGEPLSSAAGEIYDVNSYTIATGVEEAGGEAVLYPHAGDDYDQMERLLVRAAEECDLVLSSGSTSASAVDVIYRVVEEQGELLLHGVAVKPGKPMLVGRLERSAYVGLPGYPVSALTIFSTFVAPAIRRAAGVPEPAAATVEGRMATRERYAEGRLRLMPVGLVESGPTVSARDGGGETAGDDGGDGAGETLVYPVDKGSGATTSLVEADGIVEMHPDTGYLDAGERVEVRLFSPDVRVPALFAVGEDDPALSRMLDRIDRPRFIAFGSREGLRRLRNGVPDVAVTTVGGAPGFETAELGSWTREWGLVVPAGNPDGVTGLADLVDQDLRFINRTSASGLRTSLTEALADLAEERGASRHDVVDAIDGFEAGVRAHESPARKVLAGDADVGLGLRATSARLDVDFVPVGTETVRAFSTPDRAGKPAVRALAAAIDDGDAFDDLPGYDG, from the coding sequence ATGAGAAAGGAGTTCCGCGACCTCGCACCGCCGGAGGAGGCACACGAGGCCATCGCGTCGCTCGATCTCGCGGCCGGCGCGGAGGAGGTCCCCCTCCGGGACGCACGCGGGCGCGTCCTCGCCGAGCGGGTGGACGCCGAACTGGACGTGCCGGGGTTCGACCGCGCCACCGTCGACGGCTACGCGGTCCGCGCGCGCGACACCTTCGGCGCGGACGAGGCCGACCCCGCAGTCCTCGACCTCGTCGGCGTCGTCCACGCCGGTACCGAGCCCGACGTGGTCGTCGGCGAGGGCGAGTGCGCCGAGATCTCGACCGGCGCGGTCCTGCCCGACGGTGCCGACGCGGTCGTGATGGTCGAGCGGACGAGCGAGCGCGACGGGGCGATCGAGATCCGCACCGGCGTCGCGCCGGGCGACCGCGTCATGTTCGCCGGGGCGGACGTGGCGGCGGGCGAGCGGGCGCTCGGCCCCGGGACGCGGCTCACCCCGCGCGAGATCGGCCTCCTGTCGGCGCTCGGCGTCGAGGAGGTGCCCGTCCGCGCGCGGCCCCGGGTGGGGATCGTCTCGACCGGCGACGAACTCGTGCGCCCGGGGGAACCGCTCTCCAGCGCCGCCGGCGAGATCTACGACGTCAACAGCTACACGATCGCCACCGGCGTCGAGGAGGCCGGCGGGGAGGCCGTCCTCTACCCGCACGCCGGCGACGACTACGACCAGATGGAGCGGTTGCTCGTGCGGGCCGCCGAGGAGTGCGACCTCGTACTCTCCTCCGGGTCGACGAGCGCGAGCGCCGTGGACGTCATCTACCGAGTGGTAGAGGAGCAGGGCGAACTCCTGCTCCACGGCGTCGCCGTCAAGCCGGGCAAGCCGATGCTCGTCGGCCGCCTCGAACGGTCGGCGTACGTCGGCCTCCCCGGCTACCCCGTCTCCGCGCTCACCATCTTCTCGACGTTCGTCGCGCCCGCGATCCGGCGCGCGGCGGGCGTCCCCGAACCGGCGGCGGCGACCGTCGAGGGGCGGATGGCGACCCGGGAGCGCTACGCCGAGGGACGGCTGCGGCTGATGCCCGTCGGGCTGGTCGAGAGCGGGCCGACCGTGTCGGCCCGAGACGGGGGCGGTGAAACCGCCGGGGACGACGGAGGCGACGGCGCGGGCGAGACGCTCGTCTACCCGGTCGACAAGGGGAGCGGCGCGACGACGAGCCTCGTGGAGGCCGACGGCATCGTCGAGATGCACCCCGACACGGGCTACCTCGACGCCGGCGAGCGCGTCGAGGTGCGCCTGTTCTCGCCGGACGTGCGCGTCCCCGCGCTCTTCGCCGTCGGCGAGGACGATCCCGCCCTCTCGCGCATGCTCGATCGGATCGACCGACCCCGGTTCATCGCGTTCGGGAGCCGCGAGGGGTTGCGCCGCCTGCGCAACGGCGTCCCCGACGTGGCGGTGACGACCGTCGGCGGTGCGCCCGGCTTCGAGACGGCCGAACTCGGGTCGTGGACCCGCGAGTGGGGGCTCGTCGTCCCGGCCGGGAACCCCGACGGCGTGACCGGTCTCGCCGACCTCGTCGACCAGGACCTGCGCTTTATCAACCGCACGTCGGCGTCCGGCCTGCGGACGAGTCTGACGGAGGCGCTGGCCGACCTCGCCGAGGAGCGCGGCGCGAGCCGACACGACGTCGTCGACGCTATCGACGGGTTCGAGGCGGGCGTCCGCGCCCACGAGAGCCCGGCGCGGAAGGTCCTCGCGGGGGACGCCGACGTCGGCCTCGGCCTGCGGGCGACGTCGGCGCGGCTCGACGTGGACTTCGTCCCGGTCGGGACGGAGACGGTCCGCGCGTTCTCGACCCCGGATCGCGCGGGGAAGCCGGCGGTGCGGGCGCTCGCCGCCGCCATCGACGACGGCGACGCGTTCGACGACCTCCCCGGTTACGACGGCTGA
- a CDS encoding HAD family hydrolase yields MSATSYDFWLLDLDGTLIDVERGYLHEVMREVGDRVGYGFSEAEAEAIWYGLGGTRSEFLAALGLDPTSFWTVFHEVEDPIARAEHSYLYDDAAFVGELARPTGLVTHSQQWLTDAALSHLGIADWFDAVVCCTDELGWKPDPAPVRTAMAGLGVDAADGQRGVLVGDGPQDVGAAWNAGLDGIHVERHGHDRRGLCVLGDRRVTRLDELIDEPPASD; encoded by the coding sequence ATGTCGGCCACTTCGTACGACTTCTGGCTGCTCGACCTCGACGGGACGCTCATCGACGTCGAGCGCGGCTACCTCCACGAGGTGATGCGCGAGGTCGGCGACCGGGTCGGCTACGGCTTCTCGGAGGCAGAGGCCGAGGCGATCTGGTACGGCCTCGGCGGCACGCGCAGCGAGTTCCTTGCGGCGCTCGGTCTCGACCCGACGAGCTTCTGGACGGTCTTCCACGAGGTCGAGGATCCGATCGCTCGCGCCGAGCACTCCTACCTCTACGACGACGCCGCCTTCGTCGGCGAACTCGCCCGACCGACCGGCCTCGTCACCCACTCCCAGCAGTGGCTCACGGACGCGGCGCTCTCCCACCTCGGGATCGCAGACTGGTTCGACGCCGTCGTCTGCTGCACGGACGAACTCGGCTGGAAGCCGGATCCAGCGCCCGTCAGGACGGCGATGGCGGGACTCGGCGTCGACGCCGCCGACGGCCAGCGCGGCGTCCTCGTCGGCGACGGCCCGCAGGACGTCGGCGCGGCGTGGAACGCGGGGCTCGACGGGATCCACGTCGAGCGCCACGGCCACGACCGCCGCGGACTGTGCGTCCTCGGGGACCGCCGGGTGACGCGACTGGACGAACTGATCGACGAGCCCCCCGCGAGCGACTGA
- the lwrS gene encoding LWR-salt protein, translating into MLDAAYVFRVRFRLDPRAENVALAPRTFETTMERAADPPGEEGWLFFRDNLWRGEANDPAHLRELAEEALGVPVESIEFRELRTGAEHLAALKEAIAEELPRGTFGNADTPQAVIRNYLGSSVHVRPEGS; encoded by the coding sequence GTGCTTGACGCCGCGTACGTCTTCCGGGTGCGGTTCCGCCTCGACCCGCGGGCCGAGAACGTCGCGCTCGCCCCGCGGACGTTCGAGACGACGATGGAGCGCGCCGCCGATCCACCCGGAGAGGAGGGCTGGCTCTTCTTCCGGGACAACCTCTGGCGCGGCGAGGCGAACGACCCCGCGCACCTCCGCGAACTCGCCGAGGAGGCGCTCGGCGTCCCGGTCGAGTCGATCGAGTTCCGCGAACTGCGGACCGGCGCGGAGCACCTCGCGGCGTTGAAGGAGGCCATCGCCGAGGAACTCCCCCGCGGAACGTTCGGTAACGCCGACACGCCACAGGCGGTGATCAGGAACTACCTCGGGAGTTCCGTCCACGTGCGTCCGGAAGGCTCATAG
- a CDS encoding 4a-hydroxytetrahydrobiopterin dehydratase has protein sequence MADLLSDEEIQERAPDDWEREGDELVRTFEFDAYLAGVGFAAGIAGLAEEAFHHPEITIGWREVEVRLTSHEEGGITGKDVDLAARFDDLA, from the coding sequence ATGGCAGACCTGCTGAGCGACGAGGAGATCCAGGAGCGCGCGCCGGACGACTGGGAACGCGAGGGCGACGAACTCGTCCGCACGTTCGAGTTCGACGCCTACCTCGCGGGGGTCGGCTTCGCCGCCGGCATCGCGGGCCTCGCCGAGGAGGCGTTCCACCACCCCGAGATCACCATCGGGTGGCGGGAGGTCGAGGTCCGCCTCACGAGCCACGAGGAGGGCGGCATCACCGGAAAGGACGTCGACCTCGCGGCCCGGTTCGACGACCTCGCCTAG
- a CDS encoding sodium:solute symporter family protein produces the protein MARLHLQLAIVGAYLGIALAVGVVAYRLTEDTAEDYYLASRTLGTVVLLFTTFATLLSAFTFFAGPNIAYSIGPEWILVMGVMDGLLFAVLWYVVGYKQWLVGRTRGYVTLGEMLGDRFGSKPLRGLVAGISLFWLFPYVMLQQRGAGIALEALTDGAVPYWAGALVITLFMILYVAISGMRGVAWTDTLQGAFMLSVVWLAVLWVLAEVGGPGVATARMGEAAPEFLALGGGAYTPQYVVSTAVSIAFGVTMFPQINQRFFAAGSKETLQRTFSLWPVLVLLLFVPAFMLGAWARGLGVQVPEGSNVLPILLGEYTAPWFAAVVIAGALAAMMSSSDSMLLSGSSYLTRDLYRPLVGASDREALVARLGVVAFALGAFVLSLHTNATLLQIGDTAFGGFAQLALPVVVALYWTRTTRAGITAGIVGSQAFYLASVFLAQVPGSYAGWSGSIVGMGLGLLLTLGVSLVTTPAETERRAVYFEGLRAD, from the coding sequence ATCGCGCGACTCCACCTGCAACTCGCAATCGTAGGGGCGTACCTCGGGATCGCGCTCGCCGTCGGCGTCGTCGCGTACCGCCTCACCGAGGACACCGCGGAGGACTACTACCTCGCCAGCCGGACGCTCGGGACGGTCGTGCTGCTGTTCACGACGTTCGCGACGCTCCTCTCGGCGTTCACCTTCTTCGCCGGGCCGAACATCGCCTACTCGATCGGCCCCGAGTGGATCCTCGTCATGGGCGTGATGGACGGCCTCCTGTTCGCCGTCCTCTGGTACGTCGTCGGCTACAAGCAGTGGCTCGTCGGACGCACGCGGGGGTACGTCACGCTCGGGGAGATGCTCGGCGATCGCTTCGGCTCGAAGCCCCTCCGCGGCCTCGTGGCCGGCATCAGCCTCTTCTGGCTGTTCCCCTACGTGATGCTCCAGCAGCGCGGCGCGGGCATCGCCCTCGAAGCGCTCACGGACGGCGCGGTGCCGTACTGGGCCGGCGCGCTGGTCATCACGCTGTTCATGATCCTCTACGTCGCCATCTCGGGGATGCGCGGGGTCGCCTGGACCGACACGCTCCAGGGCGCGTTCATGCTCTCGGTCGTGTGGCTCGCCGTCCTCTGGGTGCTCGCCGAGGTGGGCGGACCGGGCGTCGCCACCGCCCGCATGGGCGAGGCTGCCCCCGAATTCCTCGCCCTCGGCGGGGGCGCGTACACGCCGCAGTACGTCGTCTCGACGGCGGTGAGCATCGCCTTCGGCGTCACGATGTTCCCCCAGATCAACCAGCGCTTCTTCGCGGCGGGGTCGAAGGAGACGCTGCAGCGCACCTTCAGCCTGTGGCCCGTCCTCGTCCTCCTGCTGTTCGTCCCCGCGTTCATGCTCGGCGCGTGGGCGAGGGGCCTCGGCGTGCAGGTGCCCGAGGGGAGCAACGTCCTCCCGATCCTCCTCGGGGAGTACACCGCCCCGTGGTTCGCGGCCGTCGTCATCGCGGGCGCGCTCGCCGCGATGATGTCCTCCTCCGATTCGATGCTCCTCTCGGGGTCGTCGTACCTCACGCGGGACCTCTACCGACCGCTCGTCGGCGCGTCCGACCGCGAGGCGCTGGTCGCCCGCCTCGGCGTCGTGGCCTTCGCGCTCGGCGCGTTCGTCCTCAGCCTACACACCAACGCGACGCTCCTGCAGATCGGCGACACGGCCTTCGGCGGGTTCGCCCAGCTCGCGTTGCCCGTCGTCGTCGCGCTCTACTGGACGCGCACCACGCGCGCCGGCATCACCGCCGGTATCGTCGGCAGCCAGGCGTTCTACCTGGCGAGCGTCTTCCTCGCGCAGGTGCCCGGGAGCTACGCGGGCTGGAGCGGGTCGATCGTCGGCATGGGGCTCGGCCTCCTGCTCACCCTGGGCGTCTCGCTCGTGACGACGCCCGCCGAGACGGAGCGGCGCGCCGTCTACTTCGAGGGGCTGCGAGCGGACTGA
- a CDS encoding DUF3311 domain-containing protein, whose protein sequence is MTKQRAVILWAVVLTTLVALGVPWFLWRDSAVAFGLPVWLWWHVGWMVLAAVVFRTFARRAWGVGVETDRPGGDRA, encoded by the coding sequence ATGACCAAGCAGCGAGCGGTGATACTCTGGGCGGTGGTACTGACGACGCTCGTCGCCCTCGGCGTGCCGTGGTTCCTCTGGCGCGACAGCGCCGTCGCGTTCGGCCTGCCGGTGTGGCTCTGGTGGCACGTCGGCTGGATGGTGCTCGCGGCGGTCGTCTTCCGGACGTTCGCCCGTCGAGCGTGGGGCGTCGGCGTCGAGACCGATCGACCGGGGGGTGATCGCGCGTGA